Proteins encoded in a region of the Elaeis guineensis isolate ETL-2024a chromosome 7, EG11, whole genome shotgun sequence genome:
- the LOC105049298 gene encoding LOW QUALITY PROTEIN: pentatricopeptide repeat-containing protein At2g34400 (The sequence of the model RefSeq protein was modified relative to this genomic sequence to represent the inferred CDS: inserted 2 bases in 2 codons), whose amino-acid sequence MNQNDAKTQTPERQTSSPPAPPSNPSTPPSPRAQDPQPHHHRILTLLKQCNSLNSFKQIHSHMLISSIHKPNHLLSKLVVDLKDLPYSTLLFSQIPHPNDFSFNLMIRGLATCWNNPSLALHYYIRMIESGAKPNHYTYPFVLLASANLQSLYHGQNAHVSIFKTGLHSNDHVQHSLITMYSRCGEVGSARKVFNEISNRDMISWNSMISGYARMGFAREAVGLFRMMRAEGFEPDEVTLVSVLAACGDLGDVRLGAWLEGMVEGNKLVLNSFVGSALIDMYGKCGDLESARRXFDGMVKKDLVVWNAMITGYAQNGLSHEAIALFHAMREASIEPDKITMIGVLSACPSVGGLELGSWLDAYALQXRLHHNVYVGTALIDMYAKCGDLERAVHVFDMMPQKNIVSWNAMISALAFHGQGREAISLFERMRNEEGAIQPNDVTFVGVLSACAHGGLVDEGRRWFNSMGSVFGLVPKIEHYSCMVDLLARAGLLEEAWEFIEKMPEKPDAVVLGALLAACRNCRNVEVGERVINKILELDPSNSGNYVISSKIYAGLKRWDDSARMRGLMRERGISKTPGCSWIEVDGQVHEFHAGDGLHFKALEIYQMIEILVEEMKMEGYSPNTDLLWLEETPGFGDRVLIFGLLKFFEHSNRKKQQHKEPCRD is encoded by the exons ATGAATCAAAACGATGCTAAAACCCAAACTCCCGAAAGGCAAACCTCCTCCCCTCCTGCCCCTCCCTCCAATCCTTCCACCCCACCCTCCCCAAGAGCTCAAGACCCCCAACCTCACCACCACCGCATCCTGACCCTCTTGAAACAATGCAATTCCCTGAATTCCTTTAAGCAGATCCACTCCCACATGCTCATCTCCTCCATCCACAAGCCCAACCACCTCCTCTCCAAGCTCGTCGTCGACCTCAAAGACCTCCCCTACTCCACCCTCCTCTTCTCCCAAATCCCCCACCCCAACGACTTCTCCTTCAACCTCATGATCCGCGGCCTCGCCACTTGTTGGAACAATCCCTCTCTCGCCCTCCATTACTACATCCGCATGATCGAATCCGGCGCCAAGCCTAACCACTACACCTACCCCTTCGTCCTCCTCGCCTCCGCCAACCTCCAATCCTTGTATCACGGGCAAAATGCCCACGTCTCCATATTCAAGACCGGGCTCCACTCCAATGACCATGTCCAGCATTCTCTGATCACTATGTATTCGAGATGTGGCGAGGTGGGCTCCGCACGCAAGGTGTTCAATGAAATCTCCAACAGGGATATGATTTCTTGGAATTCGATGATTTCGGGGTACGCGAGGATGGGATTTGCAAGGGAGGCGGTCGGGTTATTCCGGATGATGAGGGCGGAGGGGTTCGAACCGGATGAGGTGACTCTGGTGAGCGTCCTAGCAGCATGCGGAGACCTCGGGGACGTTAGGCTTGGAGCGTGGTTGGAGGGGATGGTAGAAGGGAATAAATTAGTGTTGAACTCCTTTGTGGGGTCTGCATTGATTGATATGTATGGCAAGTGTggggatctcgagtctgcaaggA TTTTTGATGGGATGGTGAAGAAGGATTTGGTTGTGTGGAATGCAATGATCACAGG GTATGCACAGAATGGGTTGTCCCATGAAGCCATTGCATTATTCCATGCCATGAGAGAGGCAAGCATCGAGCCAGATAAGATCACGATGATTGGGGTACTCTCAGCATGTCCATCGGTTGGAGGCCTTGAGCTGGGCTCGTGGCTGGATGCATATGCTTTGC AGAGGCTTCACCACAATGTATATGTTGGCACGGCGTTGATCGACATGTACGCTAAGTGTGGAGATCTGGAACGAGCGGTCCATGTCTTCGATATGATGCCGCAGAAAAACATAGTCTCATGGAATGCCATGATCTCTGCCCTTGCCTTCCATGGACAAGGCCGAGAAGCCATTTCACTCTTTGAACGTATGAGGAATGAGGAAGGAGCAATTCAACCAAATGATGTCACTTTTGTTGGGGTTCTCTCTGCATGTGCGCATGGGGGGCTTGTTGATGAAGGTCGTCGGTGGTTTAATTCCATGGGATCCGTGTTTGGACTAGTTCCAAAGATTGAGCATTATTCTTGCATGGTGGACCTTTTAGCACGTGCTGGACTCTTGGAAGAAGCATGGGAGTTCATTGAGAAGATGCCAGAGAAACCTGATGCAGTTGTACTAGGAGCTCTGCTTGCTGCTTGTAGGAATTGTAGGAATGTGGAAGTTGGAGAGAGGGTTATAAACAAGATTTTGGAGTTAGATCCTTCGAACTCTGGGAATTATGTGATTTCTTCTAAAATTTATGCAGGTTTGAAGAGGTGGGATGATTCTGCAAGGATGAGAGGGCTGATGAGGGAGAGGGGCATCAGCAAAACCCCCGGTTGTAGTTGGATTGAGGTTGATGGCCAAGTCCATGAATTCCATGCTGGTGATGGACTGCACTTCAAGGCTTTGGAGATTTATCAAATGATTGAAATACTGGTTGAGGAGATGAAGATGGAAGGATACAGCCCGAATACTGACCTATT GTGGCTAGAAGAAACTCCTGGCTTTGGAGACAGAGTCCTCATATTCGGCCTTCTGAAATTTTTTGAGCATTCTAACAGGAAGAAGCAGCAACACAAGGAGCCTTGCAGAGACTAA